The following coding sequences are from one Cervus canadensis isolate Bull #8, Minnesota chromosome 4, ASM1932006v1, whole genome shotgun sequence window:
- the LOC122439314 gene encoding olfactory receptor 18-like: MEPQNLTGVSEFLLLGLSDDPELQLLLFVLFLSMYLVTVLGNLLIILAVTSDSHLHTAMYIFLSNLSLTDVSFSTTTIPKMLENLQTHSKSITYVGCLAQVTVFSLFVCLESLLLTVMAYDRLVAICHPLHYLVIMNPRLCALLVLVSFSISLLSSLLHYLVMSQLTFCAEVEIPHFFCDLSQLLNLACFDTSTNNILIYFIGTIFGGIPLSGILYSYTQIMSSILRISSLGGRYKAFSTCGSHLVVVCLFYGTGLGVYLSSAASSSPRKGAVASVMYTVVTPMLNPFIYSLRNKDIKTALWRIISRIA, translated from the coding sequence ATGGAACCACAGAATCTAACAGGTGTCTCAGAAttcctcctcctgggcctctcAGACGATCCAGAACTTCAGCTCCTCCTCTTTGTGCTCTTCCTGTCCATGTACCTGGTCACTGTCCTTGGGAACTTGCTCATCATCCTGGCTGTCACCTCTGATTCCCACCTCCACACTGCCATGTACATCTTCCTTTCTAACCTATCATTGACTGATGTCAGTTTcagcaccaccaccatccccaagATGTTAGAGAATCTCCAGACACACAGCAAATCCATCACCTACGTAGGGTGCCTAGCTCAGGTGAccgttttttctctttttgtatgtTTGGAGAGTCTCCTTCTGacagtgatggcctatgaccggttGGTGGCCATTTGTCACCCTCTGCACTACCTGGTCATCATGAACCCCCGCCTCTGTGCCTTGTTGGTCCTGGTGTCATTTTCCATCAGCCTTTTGTCCTCCCTGTTGCACTACTTGGTAATGTCACAGCTTACCTTCTGTGCAGAAGTGGAAATCCCTCATTTCTTTTGTGACCTTTCTCAACTCCTCAACCTTGCCTGTTTTGACACCTCCACCAATAACATATTAATCTATTTCATTGGTACAATCTTTGGTGGAATTCCACTCTCAGGGATCCTTTACTCTTATACTCAGATTATGTCCTCCATTCTGAGAATCTCATCATTAGGCGGGAGGTAtaaagccttctccacctgtggctcTCACCTGGTagttgtttgcttattttatggAACAGGCCTTGGTGTGTATCTCAGCTCAGCCGCCTCATCTTCCCCCAGGAAGGGCGCAGTGGCCTCagtgatgtacactgtggtcacccctatgctgaaccccttcatctacagcTTGAGGAACAAGGACATCAAGACTGCCCTCTGGAGGATTATCAGCAGAATAGCCTAA